The nucleotide window TGCGTACTTTTTGGTTTCTTCAAAATCTATCTGATCAACAAGAAGATGAATAAGGTCTCTATGGTCCTGACTTGAACACCTTATACCTTTCTTGCGAACCAAAAGGCAATCAGTTATCGAAATAGCGCAATGAACTGCTTCCAACCCGACTGAATGCCAGTTCTTGTTTGAATACGATTGAAGCATTGCACTGTAAAAATCATTAGCCTTATCTAAATATACCGTATACTTCGATTTCTCTATATTTTTGAAAGAAACATGTTTGGCATTCATATTGTTATTATCTCACCGGGTGTTTTACCGTAAACAGTTTTGCCAGATTTAATTATATTACTTATCAGTTTATCGCCTTTTTTAGCCTTTTTTATAAACTCATTTATAGTTAAAATATAAGGAGATAATGTGTTGCCGAAATGTTCCATAAAATAAGTGTTTTCTCCGCTGGCAATATCAATAATTTTATCTTTTGCCGCAATATTTTTTATGATTACTAAAACATCTATATCACTTTTAGGTTTTTCATTTTCCGAAGCCAGGCTGCCAAAAAGTATTATTGAAAGAATTTCATTTTTCAAGTTACCTAATGATTGGAGCAAAACAACCCCGATATCTTTTGTTAACTCAACAATACTTTCTTTTTCTGATTTAAATAATGGAATTAGAGTGTTTTTTACAAAATAATGCTCTTTGTTTAAAACAAATAAATGCATACTCCCTGTCTTTTTTACTTTAACTATGCCGTGCGCACAAAATTCCCTTAGCACTTTATGACATTGCCAATGGTTTATATCTGCGGCAGCAGCAATCTCTCTTCCGCTTTGCTGGCCGCTATTGAACGCCAGGTGGCGCAATATTTTAACCTTTACCTTTTGGCCCAACAAACTGTCAAGTACATTCTTGTATTCCATAACACCCTGTCTATTATTAAAGACATTTGTCTGCTATTGTAGACATTATAGCATTTTATAGCAAAAAGTCAATACACCTGTCATGATTTTCTATTTTCTTAGTGTGAATTCCGGGGACACAATACTTAATTACCCCATTTTACGTCATAATGTATCTTTATTACAATTTAGTGGCATTTATACTTAATGTAGATATTGACGAAATCTTATCAATCCTTATCTTAATAACGAGGCTGTTGCTGAACTCCTAAAGTGTCATTGCGAGGAGTCAAAAGACGACGTGGCAATCTACTTTACGACAATAATATATTTTTGAGATTGCTTCGCTAACGCTCGCAATGACAGAAAACAGAGTTCGGCAACAGCCTCTAACTTAAGACCGTCCCCTATCCCTGCGTTTTTAAGATTTATATCAATAGACAAGACAAGTATACCTATTTAAAAATACCTTTTCAAACAAGACACAAGCTTGGCCCGGTATTGTTATGAAACTTTTTCTGATCTTATTTTGTCTAAATGGCGTAAGAGATAAAACCCAAAAATGGGTAAATAATAATGAGAAGTTAACAATTTAGAAGGGTTCAGTGAAGAAAGGCTCGCGAAGCGAGACTTTTTGAACGCCGAAGGGAAACTTAGTTTCCCTCGGGGAGCGTTCCGGCGATAAAATTCCCGATCGAGCCGGAACAATCCTGAGAGAAGCGAAGGTAAGTCCCGCACAAGGCGGGACGCGACATAAAGGAGGAATAAACCATGAGAAGATTAGTAGCTATGGTGCTTGCCTGTGTTTTTGCTTTGCAGGTGTACGGATTGTCGTATGCAATGGATTGCGGGGAAGGCTGCAAGCATTGCCAGAAAAAGGTGGAAAAATCAATGGATAAACACCTTGCAAAAATGACAAAGGAGTTGAGCCTCACGCCAGAACAAAAAGAAAAGGTTGGAGCTATACTGAAAGAAAAGAGCGATAAGATCAAAGCTGAAATGCAAAAAATGTGCGATGCCAAAAAAGCTATCAAGGATGAATCCTACCAGAAGATAAAAGAGGTGTTAACCCCGGAACAGGTGCAGAAATTTGACGAGATGAAACAAAAACGCGAAGAAAAGATGAAAAAGAAAATGAAAAAATGCGAGGAGGATAAGAGCAAAGATGCGGTTGTAAAATAAAAAAAATAAAATAGGACGGCCTTCGTTAACGTGAACTAACAAAAGGCCGTCCTTTTTTATTAATATTTTTTAATTCTTTATAGTAATTATGCTTTGACGGAGTTTAATCACCGCAATCAAGGGAATGCTGTTTTTCTGGCAGCCCCTATTTTACCTGCTCAAACTTGGATACAGGCGCATGGCATATTGCGCATTCTGCAAAATTCAGGTTGTCTGTCAGGTTGCCGCATACAGTGCATACATAAAACCCTTTGGAAGCTTTTTTCCAGGCTTTAAGGTTTTTGAGGGATTGCTCAAACATCATCTTATGGTTTTTTTCAACTCCCATTGCAGAACCGAAAGATATCGCGGCCATCTTTACATTATCCGCTTTTGCCTGTTCTAAGAATTTAGGATACATAGCGTCTGATTCGTAGCTTTCGCCTTTTAAGGCATCTTCAAGGTTTTCTTTTGTGGTTTTTATTTCAGGCAATTTAACCTCTGCCTTTGGCATGCCTCCGAGCTCGACAATAGCTTTTGAATGCAGGCCAGCGTGTATCTCTTCGGATCGGGCAGCAGCTCTAAAAAGCTGTGCTGCCTTTTTGTACCCTTCTTCGTCCGCTTTTTTTGCATAAGCCAGGTACTTTGCTTTAGCGTTTGACTCGCCGTTATAAGCCGTCATAAGGTTGGCCAATGTAGCGGACGGCTGGGGGGTGGCAACTGCGGTAAGTTCTTTTTTTGTATCCGGTGCTGCTATCTGATCCTCGGCATTAATTGAGATCGAAATGCCGGCAAGTACTGTGCAAATTCCTAAAACATACAACACCGAACTTTTGCTGATTTGCTTCATATACCCTCCTTTGTTTATTGAGCCTTATGGCTAATAGGATCGTTTGTTATAATTCTATCTTATTAATGCAGGCTAAAACAATAGCTCATCTCCTGAATAAACTGACTTTATTCTATCTTGCTCTTTAATTTTAAAAAATAATTTGTATAATCGTTGCGGAAGAACATTGGTTATGACCCGTGTACGAAACTAGAATATCAGGGGGGCCTAAAATGAAAACTATACCGTTAATGTTTGCAGTGATCTTTGCAGCAGCAGTTTCTCTTTTTGCAGATATAATTTACCTTAACGATGGGCAGATATTTGGCGGCTGTTTCGCAGGAATGACAGAAAATGTCATTCCAAATCAACGGCCGGTCAACGATCTATAAATATTGTTAAAATCTTTGACAGTTTCATTCATGGATTTCAGAAGTATCGGTTCATAATCATTACTTAAAAGCAAGAGCTCTTTAATTTTAGCTATCATTTCTTTTTTATCGGTACAAATGCAGATCTTTTTATTTGGCGGCGTATGGCCCACATTAAAACAGACAACGTGAAGGCCGCAGTAAAGGGCTTCCATAAAAACGTACCCCTGGCCCTCGTATATTGAAGTATGCAAAAATACCTTGCTTTGCTGCATGTATTTGAAGACTTCTCTACGCGGTAAGGAGCCGGTTAACGTTACATTGCTGTGTAAACCGAGGCCATCGATCTTTTGTTCGAGATATTCCTTTTCTACGCCGTCACCAATCAATACTGCTTTTAATTCCGGAAATTCCTTTGCCAGGACGCTGATTATTTCTAAAAAAAGACTGTAATTTTTCACCGGTATTAATGAACCGGCGCCGAGTACATCTATTTCCCGTTTTGTGTTGCGGTCGTTTATGGGTACCTGTTCCCGGTCCAGCCCGAAAGGGATGACGGTATTTACATTTTTACCCGTAGCTTCACGAAAGAATCTGGATGCATTAGCGGAAGGAGTAGTGACTGTAAGCCGGGAATACTTCAGGAGTCTTAAATAATGGTTTCCAGGTTTTGCATCCTGCCCCATTATACTGGCCACTTGAGGTATATTGAATATAAATGACAGTATTTGCCCGATAAAACTGCATTCACCGAGCCAGAAACTGTGGATTATCCTGAAATTACCGGCTGAATGAAGCCTCGTGAAAAAGTAAATAACTTTAAGCCAGTCAAATAATCTAAGAAGCTTTCTATTCTTCCTTCCCATGGAATAGACTTCAATACCGTTCCATTTATAAGCACGTTTATTAAATGGATATTGAAAGGAAATAATGGTTATTTTCGAATCGGGAAATTGTTTTGCATAATACAGCACATAATTTTGTAATGCCGGAATACAGGCCGTATCATCCTCATTTTGCGGAAATCCGGGAACCAGGAACACGATGTTATTCTTTGGGTTCATAGTATCAACACTCCGTAAACAGAAATAATTATAGCAAATAGTATATTTGCACTGCTTAATATTTAGTAAAATATATTATAGTTTAAATATGCGAAAATTAATTAACAATGAAGCTGTTGCCGGACTTGATTTCCTGTCATTGCGATCCCGCAAAGCGGGAGAAGCAATCTCAAAGATTATTTATCGTTATAATGTAGATTGCCACGTCGCCCTTCGGACTCCTCGCAATGACACCTCAGGAGTCCGGCAACAGCCTCTAATGAGAATGTTAAAATGATACTTTTTATAAACCCAAGAAGCGCCAGCAGAAAATACCGCGTTCCGTTATCTTTGCTTGCCCTGATGCGGATGTTCCCTGAAAATGAAACAAGTATAATCGACTGTAACGGAGTAAAAGACCCGGAAGTTGTCTCTCTAATACTGGAGCATATAGGACTAAAAAGGCCTATCACAGCGGCAGCTCTTACCGTCATGCCTGGCCCTCAATTAAAACCGGCGATAATCATAAGCCGCGCGATAAAAAAACGCTACCCGGAAATTCCTATTATCTGGGGGGGCTATTTCCCAAGCATAAACACGGAAACAGTATTAAAGTCGGATTTTGTGGATATAGCAGTCAGGGGGCAGGGGGAGGAAACGTTTTTTGAAACAATAGAATGTTTAAAAAATAAAAAACCCCTTGCCCTTGTCAAAGGAATTTCTTTTCGCGAGGGTTCAAAGATAGTGCATAATAAAGACAGGGCTCAAACAGACCTCAATCTGTTACCTATAATTGACTGGAACAGGCTTGATATTAATAAATACATTTCAAAAACTATCCTTGGCTCCCGTACTTTCAGCTACCATTCAAGTTACGGATGCCCGTTTTTATGCAAATTCTGCGCTGTTAACACCGTATTTAAAAAAACATGGTTTGCCGAGACTCCTGAACGCATAATAGGAGCTTTAAAACCTTTAATAGAAAAATATAGTATAAATGCCCTGGAATTTCACGATAACAATTTCTTCGTTTCTGAAAAACGCGCGATAGAGACCGCGGAACTTTTGAAACCCTTTAAAATGCGCTGGTGGGCAGAAGGACGGATAGACAGCCTCAATTCTTTTTCTGAAACCACATGGCAGAAACTCAAAGAGAGCGGTTTATTCATGCTGTTCACAGGTGCGGAATCCGGGAATGATGAGACCCTTAGAAGTATCGGTAAGCCTGAAATCAACACAGAACAGATATTTAGTACGGTAAACTTGCTGAAAAAATACGATATAATACCGGAATTATCGTTCATGCTTGGAACAACAAAAGACCCTGATAATGAACTGAAATCAGCTGTTACAATGGTTAGAAAAATAAAACGCATAGAAAAACGGAGCATAATTATTTTTTACCTGTATTCCCCGGTATATGATACTTCGCTTGCCGGAGAGTTGGCTGGCGGAGCTTTTGATTTTCCCGACAATTTAGCAGAATGGCAGAAGAGCAAGTGGGCGTCTTTTGATATGCGGCAGGGAAAACAAATTCCATGGTTGACTAAAAGATTCATACGCCGGGTGAAAGATGCCCAGACAGTTATAAATGCGCGGTTCCCGGCTATTACAGAAATTACAATAAAAACATGGCAAAGGTTATTGCTTAAACTGAGCGCTTCGTACCGTTATGCGTTTAATTTTTACAGTTTCC belongs to Candidatus Liberimonas magnetica and includes:
- a CDS encoding HEPN domain-containing protein, which gives rise to MNAKHVSFKNIEKSKYTVYLDKANDFYSAMLQSYSNKNWHSVGLEAVHCAISITDCLLVRKKGIRCSSQDHRDLIHLLVDQIDFEETKKYANTLTQIIAMKNIVEYEDRSFREKEANDILIRTERYYNWIKMQLR
- a CDS encoding nucleotidyltransferase domain-containing protein; translation: MEYKNVLDSLLGQKVKVKILRHLAFNSGQQSGREIAAAADINHWQCHKVLREFCAHGIVKVKKTGSMHLFVLNKEHYFVKNTLIPLFKSEKESIVELTKDIGVVLLQSLGNLKNEILSIILFGSLASENEKPKSDIDVLVIIKNIAAKDKIIDIASGENTYFMEHFGNTLSPYILTINEFIKKAKKGDKLISNIIKSGKTVYGKTPGEIITI
- a CDS encoding rubrerythrin, with the protein product MKQISKSSVLYVLGICTVLAGISISINAEDQIAAPDTKKELTAVATPQPSATLANLMTAYNGESNAKAKYLAYAKKADEEGYKKAAQLFRAAARSEEIHAGLHSKAIVELGGMPKAEVKLPEIKTTKENLEDALKGESYESDAMYPKFLEQAKADNVKMAAISFGSAMGVEKNHKMMFEQSLKNLKAWKKASKGFYVCTVCGNLTDNLNFAECAICHAPVSKFEQVK
- a CDS encoding glycosyltransferase, whose protein sequence is MNPKNNIVFLVPGFPQNEDDTACIPALQNYVLYYAKQFPDSKITIISFQYPFNKRAYKWNGIEVYSMGRKNRKLLRLFDWLKVIYFFTRLHSAGNFRIIHSFWLGECSFIGQILSFIFNIPQVASIMGQDAKPGNHYLRLLKYSRLTVTTPSANASRFFREATGKNVNTVIPFGLDREQVPINDRNTKREIDVLGAGSLIPVKNYSLFLEIISVLAKEFPELKAVLIGDGVEKEYLEQKIDGLGLHSNVTLTGSLPRREVFKYMQQSKVFLHTSIYEGQGYVFMEALYCGLHVVCFNVGHTPPNKKICICTDKKEMIAKIKELLLLSNDYEPILLKSMNETVKDFNNIYRSLTGR
- a CDS encoding B12-binding domain-containing radical SAM protein, yielding MILFINPRSASRKYRVPLSLLALMRMFPENETSIIDCNGVKDPEVVSLILEHIGLKRPITAAALTVMPGPQLKPAIIISRAIKKRYPEIPIIWGGYFPSINTETVLKSDFVDIAVRGQGEETFFETIECLKNKKPLALVKGISFREGSKIVHNKDRAQTDLNLLPIIDWNRLDINKYISKTILGSRTFSYHSSYGCPFLCKFCAVNTVFKKTWFAETPERIIGALKPLIEKYSINALEFHDNNFFVSEKRAIETAELLKPFKMRWWAEGRIDSLNSFSETTWQKLKESGLFMLFTGAESGNDETLRSIGKPEINTEQIFSTVNLLKKYDIIPELSFMLGTTKDPDNELKSAVTMVRKIKRIEKRSIIIFYLYSPVYDTSLAGELAGGAFDFPDNLAEWQKSKWASFDMRQGKQIPWLTKRFIRRVKDAQTVINARFPAITEITIKTWQRLLLKLSASYRYAFNFYSFPIEQRILFKLFSYTHPNEEGL